In Candidatus Omnitrophota bacterium, the genomic window CGATTTTTTTAACAGGGCATTATATCATACTTCCAAAATCTTGTCAAGACTTGACGGAAATTTTATTATACTCTATACTTTTTATTAAAGGGGAAGTGGAGCTTTTTTATAAAACGCTTCATGCCATCATCCGCGGTCATATTAACTGGAAAAATACAATTGATCAGATGCTTTTTATAGGCGTCAATTCCGTGTCTCTGGCTATTCTGTGCGGATTTTTTACGGGAATGGTGCTGGCGCTCCAGACGGGTGAGACCTTCCGTTCCGTTTTTAATGAGCCCATTTATGTGGGCCTGGCGGTGGGATATTCCATGGTTCTGGAACTCGGCCCTGTGCTGACCTCAATTGTCGTGACCGGCCGCGCCGGAGCGGCTATGACGGCCGAAATCGGTACCATGAAGGTGACTGAACAGATAGACGCTCTCTATACCCTCGGAACTGAACCCGTGGAATATATCTGCGTGCCGCGCTTCATAGCTTTTATGGTAGTGCTTCCTTTCCTTGTCGTTTTCTCGAACTGCGCCGGTATTTTCGGCGGCCTTATCGTGAGCTTGTACAAACTCAGCATTCCTTTTTCAAAATACTGGGAAGAAATAAAACAGATGGGCTTGTCGGATCTTTTTCACGGATTGCTGAAAACGCTTGTTTTTGCCCTGATCATCGCGTCGATCTCATGTTATAACGGCCTGGTCACGGAAGGCGGCGCGGAAGGTGTGGGCAAAGCCACGACAAAGGCTGTCGTCACGGCGATGGTGCTGATACTGACAACTGATTTTTTTATGTCGTCGCTGCTCATAAGCATGGGGATAGGCTGATGGGTATAGAAATACGCGATCTCAGCAAGAGCTTCAACGGCAAAGAGGTGCTGAAAGGTCTGAACCTGGATATTCACGACGGTGAGGTGCTGACGGTGATCGGCGGCTCCGGCCAGGGAAAATCGGTTCTCTTCAAACATGTGCTGGGAATTTTCAAGCCGGATGGGGGAAGCATAATCATAGACGGCGTGGATATTTCAAAGTTGAATGACGCGGAACTTCTTAAAATCCAGTCAAAATTCGGAATGCTTTTTCAGAGCGCCGCGCTTTTTGACAGCCTGAATGTTTATGAGAACGTGGCCTTTGGATTAAGGCATCTGACATCAATGAACGAAATAGCCATAAAAAGAAGGGTTACCGAGGTGCTCGCTATGGTGAGCATGCAGGGTAATGAACTTTTGAGCGTGTCGTCTCTCTCGGGGGGCATGAAAAAACGCGTCGCGCTGGCGCGGGCTCTCGCCACTTCGCCGAAATATCTTTTGTATGACGAACCCACGACGGGCCTTGACCCGCTTCTGGCCGAATCAATAAACGATTTAATACTGGATTTGAATAAGCAGACGAAGATAAGCTCCGTGGTGGTCACGCATGATATGCATTCGGCCTTTAAGGTGTCTCACAGAATAGCTTTTCTTCATGACGGTTTGATACAGGAAATAGGCACGGTAGGCGAAATTAAAAACACGAAGCTGGAAAGCCTGAGAAACTTTATCAACGCGGGGAATATAGAATGATAAGCGGGGGATTATATGAAAAATAGCGTGAGAGTCGGGATGTTTGTCGCCGTCGGGATGGCTGTAACGGCCTCTGTCATCATAGTGCTCGGAAAAGTGCAGCTACGGCCGGGCTATAACTTTAACATCGTGTTTAACGATATTTCCGGACTCAGCGACGATTCTCCGGTGCGGATAGCCGGTGTTCAGGTCGGCAGAGTCGTTGATTTTGAAATAACCGAAGAAGGCAAGGCGAAAGTCACAGTGCGCATAGACAGCAAATATCCCGTGCGTCACGGCTGCAAGGTGCGAGTCGTTTCCACCGGTGTTATAGGGACAAAATATCTTCAGTTGAGCGCCGGCGACCCTGCTGCTCCGCGCATCAAATCGGGCGAAACCATCAAAGGGATCTCATCGGTCAGCATAGAGGAACTGCTGGAATCGCTCAACCCCGAAGAAGGCGATGACCCTGTCGGCAAAACGCTCAGGGATATCCTGGATAATGTGAGAAACATTACGCGTAAAATAGATGTCGGGATAGAAGACGAGAATGATATCAAGGACATCGTTCAGGATATAAAGAAATCCGTGAAGAATATAAGAAAATTCACAGACAGCCTTGACGGTAAAGGCAAAGACCTGAGGGAGGCTCTTGAGAAATTCCCGGATCTTGTTGATTCGGCGACAGAGGCTTTTGAAGGCATAGACAAACTCATGGTGAAGCTCAATGATTCCGAGGGCGCCTTTGACGCCCTGGTATCGGATAAGGAAGTCGCCGGCGACGTGCGGCAAACCGTGTCCAGCCTGAAGAAAGCCGCGAGTTCCGCCGAGAAAGCCCTTGGCAGAATAACGGATTTCAAAACCTACTGGAATTATCAGCTCCGGCATAACACGGGAGACAATAAATACCGCAGCGACCTGGGCGTGAAAATCGTGCCCCGGGCGAACAAATTTTATTATCTCGGCGTGTCCAATATAAAGGAGAAGGACGGTTCATCATATGATGTTTCTGAAAGCACAGGTGAGAAAATCGTGTCCGCCGACGCTTATCTCGGCAGAGTTTTCGGGCCTGTGACGATTTTCGGCGGCCTCATTAAATCCGCGGGCGGTGTGGGGATATCCGTTGAGCCTTTCAAATCACTGTCTCTTGAATCCAAAGCCTACCGTTTTGACAGAAAGGTAAACGGCGAAACAACACCCTGGGTTGATGTCAACGCCAGGATCAGGTTCACGAACTGGCTTTATGTAAACGCCGGCGTCTCCGACGCTATGGAAAGCTCTAATTTTCAGGTGGGCCTGAATCTGATCTATTACGACGAAGATCTGCCCTATCTTTTCGGATTGGGGTCGCTGGCCGCCACCGGCGCGAAATGAAGAAACGCTTGCCGGAGTTTGGCCATAAGGCACGCGCCTCAGAGATATCCGTAGACCCATTATATGTTTGTCTGTAAAGAATGCGGTTTTCAATCGCCCGGCCGTCAGGGCAAATGCCCTTATTGCGGAGAATGGGACACATTCTCGGAAATAGCGGATGACGCGGTTAAAGACTCCGGGAAAAGATCTGATTACAGGCCTTCAATGAAAATATCCGAAGTGGCCTCGTCGAAAGAAGAAAGAATAAGCTCCGGAATAAAAGAAATAGACCGCGTGCTCGGCGGGGGAATCGTCAAAGGCTCCGTGCTTCTTCTGGCGGGAGCTCCGGGCATAGGAAAATCCACGCTGCTGCTTCAGACGGCGGCCGCGGTCAAAAAAGTGCTTTACATAACGGGAGAGGAATCGCTCGCGCAGATAAAGATCAGGTCTGAAAGGATCGCGAAAGGCGGTGATGTGAAACTTCTCGCCACAAGGGACATAGGCGAAGCAATGCATGAGGCCTCGCGTCTCAAACCGGATATTGTCATACTTGATTCCGTGCAGGCATTTAAAAATTCCACGTCGGCGGCCGCCTCGCCCTCGGCGATCAAAGAGGTGACATCGCTGATAGTGGAATACGCCAAAACCACCAACACCGCTTTCATTCTTTCAGGGCACATAACAAAAGAGGGTATTTTGCAGGGTCCGAAAATAATAGAGCACATGGTGGACGGGGTGTTTTATCTTGAGGAAAGCCCCGTGCACGGATACAGGCTCCTGTATTCAACGAAAAACCGTTTCGGCAACACCAATGAGCTGGCCGTTTTTCACATGACGGGCAGGGGGCTTGAAACCGTTGAGGATCCGTCGGCTTTTTTCCTGTCGGGCCGCTGCAACGCTCCGGGTTCGGCGGCTGTTTGCTCTTATCAGGGCAGTTCGCCGTTTATCGCCGAGATACAGGCGCTCATCAATATATCTTCTTTTCAGTATCCGCGCCGTCAGGTGACGGGGCTGGAACTCAACAGGGCTTATCTGATCATAGCCATACTTGAGAGATATCTGGGTTTGAAACTTTCAACCTGCGATGTTTTTCTGAATGTCGCCGGAGGCATCCGCATAAGCGAACCCGGAAGCGATCTGGCCGCGGCCGCGGCTATCGTATCATCGTACAGGAAAAAACTCATGCCGAAAGACCTCGTTTTCACCGGAGAGATAGGCCTCGGCGGCGAGGTGCGCGGCGTTTCAAGGCTGGAGGAAAGAATAAAAAAAGCGGAAAATCTGGGTTTTAAGACCATGGCTGTTCCGTCAGGCGGCGCGGTTTACCGCGGAAAAAAAATAAAAGTGATTGAAGTCGGCCATATCAGGCAGCTCGGAGAACTCCTGGCTAAAAACTGATATGGCCTGTGTCCCGTTTGTAACGGGATTTCCCTCCGCGGGCGCGGCAGGGCAATTGGAGGTTTATTATGTTTATGTGGTTTGCGAGGACCTTTATTATTATTCTGGGTCCCATCATCGGTTATTTCAGTATTTCGGCCGGCCCTAAGGGTATTCTTATCGGCACCGGGGCCGCCGTGCTGGTCATTTTCATTGAGTGGGTGCTGGAAAAGGCCCCCCTTGACGACATCATCGCCGCCGGAATGGGTATAGTCCTGGGTCTTATCGCGGTGAAAGCCGTAGATTATATTGTGCTCGTGACTTTCAGCGACAAGGTGATAGTCGTCTGGGAGCAGTATGCGCTCCTTATCAAATTAACGGCCGCTTACACCGGGATGCTCATCGCCGTGAAGAAAAAAGGAGAGATGTATCTTCTGGATAAGAGCATTTCTTTCACATCCAAGAGGATGATACCCGAGAGCATAATAGTTGATTCCTGCATCCTTATCGACGGCAGAATAGCCGACATAGCCAAAGCCGGATTCATGAGCCGCATGGCGGTGATACCGCGTTTCGTCATCAGCGAGCTTCAGACGCTCGCCGATTCCTCGGAAGATTCCAAAAGGACGCGCGGAAAACGCGGTCTCCAGACCATCACTTTCCTGGAAAAGGAAGACTCCGGCGTGAGGGTGAAGATATATGAGAAAGATTATAAGGATCTGGCTTCCACCGACGAGAAATTGCTCAAATGCACCTCCGACCTGGGGTCAAAACTCATGACATCCGACACCAATCTCGCGAAGGTCGCCGAGATCCGGGGGATAGGCGTTTTGAATGTGAATCTTCTGGCTAAATCGCTCAAACCTGTTGTTCTTCCCGGAGAGGCCCTGGATATATTCCTTCTCAAAGAGGGGAAAGAATCGCGCCAGGCAGTGGGCTATCTTGACGACGGTACGATGATAGTCGTTGATAACGCGAGGCGTTTCATAGGTCAGAAGAAAAAAATTATCGTTGTGAGTTTTCTGCAGACGGACGCCGGAAGAATGATATTCGCGAAGCTTGATAATGACAGGGAGTGATTACAGACCATCCTGCGCGGTGCTCCTGGCCTCGGGCGAAGGCTCCCGCGCGGGTTTTGCCTCTCCCAAGCCATTTGTGAAGATCGCCGGAAAAGAGCTTTACAGGCACAGCCTTGACGCGCTTCTGGCAAGCGCTGAGATAGACAGGGTGCTTCTGGCCGTTCCGGCCTCATGGGTGAGGAAGATCGGGATTGAAAACCCGAAATTGAAAATCATCGCCGGCGGCGCCAGGCGCCAGGATTCGCTCTTTAACGCTCTTGGGTTCATGGAAAAAGACACGCGGACGGTGCTCGTTCACGACGCCGCGAGACCATTTATAAAAGAGAAGCTCATCAAATCGGTCTTGAGGGCCGCATCGAGGCACGGCGCGGCTCTGGCTGCGGAAAAGATAAATGACACGGTGAAGGAGGCGGACGGGGGTTTTGTAAAAAAAACTCTTGACAGGACAAAGCTCTTTGCTGCCCAGACGCCGCAGGCTTTCAGGCCCGGAGCGTTGGATAAAATAAGAAAGCTTCTCTCAGGGAAGCGGCTGTTTACCGACGAGGCGGCGGTGATGGAAGAACTGGGCGTGCCTGTCGCGATCGTCAGCGTCGAGTGCTGTAATATGAAATTGACGGACAGAAAAGATTTTGAGATGGCGGCGAAGATGCTGGAAGATGGAATTCAGGAGGAAAAAACAAGGTGACAAAATTTACAAAAGGTCCGCCTATCAACGAGCGGATCAACGCGGCAAAAGTGCAGCTCATTGATGAAAAAGGGAACAATGTGGGTTTGATCGAGACATTCAAGGCGCTGAATATGGCAAGGGTCAAAGGCCTGGACCTGATGCAGGTTTCAGACAGGGAAGTGCCTGTGTGCAGGATACTTGATTACGCCAAATACAGATATACGAAGGCGAAAAAAAATAAAGGGCCGAAACATGTTTCCACTCTCAAGGAAATCCGTTTCCGCCCGCATACCGACGACCATGACATAGAGGTGAAGGTCGGCAAGGCCAAAAAATTCCTCTCTATGGGAGACAAGGTCAAGGTGACCATTTTTTTCAGGGGCAGGGAAAATGCTTTCAAAACCGAAGGTTACAAGCAGATGGACAAGATAAAAGAAATTCTTTCCGATGTCGCCAAACCCGAAGGCCCGCCGCAGCTGTTCGGAAAACGGCTTATTGCATTGTTTATAAAAAACAAATAAAATTACCCTTTACTGCGCCTGTAGCTCAGTCGGATAGAGCATCTGCCTTCTAAGCAGAGGGCCCGGGGTTCGAATCCCTGC contains:
- the radA gene encoding DNA repair protein RadA is translated as MFVCKECGFQSPGRQGKCPYCGEWDTFSEIADDAVKDSGKRSDYRPSMKISEVASSKEERISSGIKEIDRVLGGGIVKGSVLLLAGAPGIGKSTLLLQTAAAVKKVLYITGEESLAQIKIRSERIAKGGDVKLLATRDIGEAMHEASRLKPDIVILDSVQAFKNSTSAAASPSAIKEVTSLIVEYAKTTNTAFILSGHITKEGILQGPKIIEHMVDGVFYLEESPVHGYRLLYSTKNRFGNTNELAVFHMTGRGLETVEDPSAFFLSGRCNAPGSAAVCSYQGSSPFIAEIQALINISSFQYPRRQVTGLELNRAYLIIAILERYLGLKLSTCDVFLNVAGGIRISEPGSDLAAAAAIVSSYRKKLMPKDLVFTGEIGLGGEVRGVSRLEERIKKAENLGFKTMAVPSGGAVYRGKKIKVIEVGHIRQLGELLAKN
- a CDS encoding translation initiation factor IF-3 — its product is MTKFTKGPPINERINAAKVQLIDEKGNNVGLIETFKALNMARVKGLDLMQVSDREVPVCRILDYAKYRYTKAKKNKGPKHVSTLKEIRFRPHTDDHDIEVKVGKAKKFLSMGDKVKVTIFFRGRENAFKTEGYKQMDKIKEILSDVAKPEGPPQLFGKRLIALFIKNK
- a CDS encoding ABC transporter permease is translated as MFLTGHYIILPKSCQDLTEILLYSILFIKGEVELFYKTLHAIIRGHINWKNTIDQMLFIGVNSVSLAILCGFFTGMVLALQTGETFRSVFNEPIYVGLAVGYSMVLELGPVLTSIVVTGRAGAAMTAEIGTMKVTEQIDALYTLGTEPVEYICVPRFIAFMVVLPFLVVFSNCAGIFGGLIVSLYKLSIPFSKYWEEIKQMGLSDLFHGLLKTLVFALIIASISCYNGLVTEGGAEGVGKATTKAVVTAMVLILTTDFFMSSLLISMGIG
- a CDS encoding MCE family protein: MKNSVRVGMFVAVGMAVTASVIIVLGKVQLRPGYNFNIVFNDISGLSDDSPVRIAGVQVGRVVDFEITEEGKAKVTVRIDSKYPVRHGCKVRVVSTGVIGTKYLQLSAGDPAAPRIKSGETIKGISSVSIEELLESLNPEEGDDPVGKTLRDILDNVRNITRKIDVGIEDENDIKDIVQDIKKSVKNIRKFTDSLDGKGKDLREALEKFPDLVDSATEAFEGIDKLMVKLNDSEGAFDALVSDKEVAGDVRQTVSSLKKAASSAEKALGRITDFKTYWNYQLRHNTGDNKYRSDLGVKIVPRANKFYYLGVSNIKEKDGSSYDVSESTGEKIVSADAYLGRVFGPVTIFGGLIKSAGGVGISVEPFKSLSLESKAYRFDRKVNGETTPWVDVNARIRFTNWLYVNAGVSDAMESSNFQVGLNLIYYDEDLPYLFGLGSLAATGAK
- a CDS encoding ATP-binding cassette domain-containing protein is translated as MMGIEIRDLSKSFNGKEVLKGLNLDIHDGEVLTVIGGSGQGKSVLFKHVLGIFKPDGGSIIIDGVDISKLNDAELLKIQSKFGMLFQSAALFDSLNVYENVAFGLRHLTSMNEIAIKRRVTEVLAMVSMQGNELLSVSSLSGGMKKRVALARALATSPKYLLYDEPTTGLDPLLAESINDLILDLNKQTKISSVVVTHDMHSAFKVSHRIAFLHDGLIQEIGTVGEIKNTKLESLRNFINAGNIE
- the ispD gene encoding 2-C-methyl-D-erythritol 4-phosphate cytidylyltransferase codes for the protein MTGSDYRPSCAVLLASGEGSRAGFASPKPFVKIAGKELYRHSLDALLASAEIDRVLLAVPASWVRKIGIENPKLKIIAGGARRQDSLFNALGFMEKDTRTVLVHDAARPFIKEKLIKSVLRAASRHGAALAAEKINDTVKEADGGFVKKTLDRTKLFAAQTPQAFRPGALDKIRKLLSGKRLFTDEAAVMEELGVPVAIVSVECCNMKLTDRKDFEMAAKMLEDGIQEEKTR